A single window of Luteipulveratus halotolerans DNA harbors:
- a CDS encoding phosphoribosyl-ATP diphosphatase, producing MKTFEQLWDELSRKATERPEGSGTVAALDAGVHTIGKKVVEEAAEVWMAAEHEGQERTAEEISQLIYHLQVLMLASDISLDDVYSHL from the coding sequence GTGAAGACGTTCGAGCAGCTGTGGGACGAGCTGTCCCGCAAGGCCACTGAGCGCCCCGAGGGCTCCGGCACCGTCGCCGCCCTCGACGCAGGCGTGCACACCATCGGCAAGAAGGTCGTCGAGGAGGCGGCCGAGGTCTGGATGGCGGCCGAGCATGAGGGCCAGGAGCGCACCGCCGAGGAGATCAGCCAGCTGATCTACCACCTGCAGGTGCTGATGCTCGCCTCCGACATCTCCCTCGACGACGTCTACTCCCACCTGTAG
- a CDS encoding FUSC family protein, with protein MSEHPGPAAAVARDWGRRLDPRPQLTRRSFAERVDRLRNRLFLILQCAVFGGLAYLIAHDLLDHPSPFFAPITVLVTLGLTYGQRLRRVVELTVGVAVGVFIGDVFVHLFGTGAWQLAVVVVCAMSIAVLLGAGGLIMIQAGVQSMVVVILVAPAGQAFSRWLDAAIGGVVALLAATITPTSPVRRPRVQAGKVVHELSSILAETATAVRRRDQSRADAALDRARASETMLDELREATAEGIAVTRQSPFRRSHVPSVVGIAEIVEPLDRAIRNLRVLVRRAAVAVWVGEQVPPGYLDLVDDLGEVMGRMADELSQRRDLDPLRDDLTRIARRAGLSSRNSSLSGEVIRAQVRSTVTDLLMLTGLTYAEARDQVPARADDLDD; from the coding sequence ATGAGCGAGCATCCCGGTCCGGCAGCAGCCGTCGCCCGCGACTGGGGGCGCCGTCTCGACCCGCGTCCGCAGCTGACCCGGCGGTCCTTCGCCGAGCGCGTCGACCGGCTGCGCAACCGCCTGTTCCTGATCCTGCAGTGCGCCGTGTTCGGAGGTCTGGCCTACCTGATCGCCCACGACCTGCTCGACCACCCGTCCCCCTTCTTCGCGCCCATCACGGTCCTGGTCACGCTCGGCCTGACCTACGGGCAGCGGCTGCGTCGGGTCGTCGAGCTCACGGTCGGCGTCGCGGTCGGGGTGTTCATCGGCGACGTGTTCGTGCACCTGTTCGGGACGGGCGCCTGGCAGCTGGCCGTCGTCGTGGTGTGCGCGATGTCGATCGCGGTGCTGCTCGGCGCCGGCGGTCTGATCATGATCCAGGCGGGCGTGCAGTCCATGGTCGTCGTCATTCTCGTGGCTCCCGCGGGCCAGGCTTTCAGCCGCTGGCTCGACGCCGCGATCGGAGGCGTCGTCGCGCTGCTCGCGGCCACCATCACCCCGACGTCACCGGTGCGGCGGCCACGGGTCCAGGCCGGCAAGGTGGTCCACGAGCTCAGCTCGATCCTCGCCGAGACGGCCACGGCCGTACGCCGCCGCGACCAGTCCCGCGCCGACGCAGCCCTGGATCGAGCCCGCGCCTCCGAGACCATGCTGGACGAGCTGCGCGAGGCCACCGCCGAGGGCATCGCGGTCACGCGTCAGTCGCCCTTCCGGCGCTCGCATGTGCCGTCGGTCGTCGGGATCGCCGAGATCGTCGAACCCCTCGACCGCGCCATCCGCAACCTGCGTGTGCTCGTGCGTCGAGCGGCTGTGGCCGTCTGGGTCGGCGAGCAGGTGCCGCCCGGCTACCTCGACCTCGTCGATGACCTGGGCGAGGTCATGGGCCGCATGGCCGACGAGCTCAGCCAGCGCCGTGACCTCGACCCACTGCGTGACGACCTCACGCGGATCGCCCGACGAGCCGGCCTCTCGTCACGCAACTCGTCGTTGTCGGGAGAGGTGATCCGGGCGCAGGTCCGCTCGACCGTGACCGACCTGCTGATGCTGACCGGACTGACGTACGCCGAGGCCCGCGACCAGGTGCCGGCACGCGCCGACGACCTGGACGACTGA
- a CDS encoding nucleoside/nucleotide kinase family protein, giving the protein MTGADHVWGVNHARPSDADRVVGAARAVSGDGPVVIAVDGRAGAGKSSLAQLVAARLDDVASVHLDDLFPGWDGLAAAPALLTAQVLVPLARDEPATFRRYDWVEGAYAEAVSVPRRRFVVVEGCGCSVGIARPYADVRVWVDAAPATRMRRGLTRDGDEFGPNWQRWAEQEDALFAADRTAEHAHVVVRTDEEVA; this is encoded by the coding sequence GTGACCGGTGCCGACCATGTCTGGGGCGTGAACCACGCCCGCCCCTCCGACGCAGACCGCGTGGTCGGGGCTGCCCGAGCGGTGTCCGGTGACGGGCCGGTCGTCATCGCCGTCGACGGCCGCGCCGGCGCGGGCAAGTCCTCACTCGCCCAGCTCGTCGCAGCACGTCTGGACGACGTGGCGTCGGTCCACCTGGACGACCTGTTCCCCGGCTGGGACGGGCTCGCCGCGGCACCTGCCCTGCTCACGGCTCAGGTGCTCGTGCCACTTGCTCGCGACGAACCCGCGACGTTCCGTCGCTACGACTGGGTCGAGGGTGCGTACGCCGAGGCGGTGTCCGTGCCGCGCCGTCGGTTCGTCGTCGTCGAGGGCTGCGGGTGCAGCGTCGGCATCGCCCGCCCGTACGCCGACGTGCGCGTCTGGGTCGATGCGGCGCCGGCGACACGGATGCGTCGCGGGCTGACCCGCGACGGGGACGAGTTCGGCCCGAACTGGCAGCGCTGGGCCGAGCAGGAGGACGCGTTGTTCGCCGCCGACCGCACGGCCGAGCACGCTCACGTCGTCGTCCGCACCGACGAGGAGGTCGCATGA
- a CDS encoding bifunctional 3,4-dihydroxy-2-butanone-4-phosphate synthase/GTP cyclohydrolase II produces MRSTIEQALHALRLGRPVLVLDDEDRENEGDAIVAAQTVTQEWVGWSVRHGSGLICAPMTDAYADRLALPHMVERNEDSLRTAYTVTVDAAQGVTTGISAADRLRTLSVLADPESGPSDVIRPGHVLPLRARDGGVLERPGHTEAAVDLCRLAGLAPVGGIVELVHDDGSMLRAPDVHALGDEHDLPVITIEQLIAWRQRHDRVERVTRTVLPTEHGRFDLIAYVDRLTGSEVLALVSPEGLGKGPVLTRVHSECLTGDALGSLRCDCGPQLQAAMAQVAREGGVVVYVRGHEGRGVGLVDKLRAYALQDSGRDTVDAQLDLGLPVDAREFHTATAVLTDLDVDDVRLLTNNPAKVESVTAAGIRVSDVVPLVVGTGAHNARYLQTKRDRLGHTITSDTTRGAAS; encoded by the coding sequence ATGAGATCCACGATCGAGCAGGCGTTGCACGCGCTGCGCCTGGGCCGACCGGTCCTCGTCCTTGACGACGAGGACCGCGAGAACGAGGGTGACGCGATCGTCGCCGCCCAGACGGTCACGCAGGAGTGGGTCGGCTGGTCGGTCCGTCACGGCTCCGGGCTCATCTGCGCCCCGATGACCGACGCGTACGCCGACCGCCTCGCCCTGCCGCACATGGTCGAGCGCAACGAGGACTCGCTGCGCACGGCGTACACCGTGACGGTCGATGCGGCGCAGGGCGTGACCACGGGCATCAGCGCCGCCGACCGGCTGCGCACGCTCTCGGTGCTCGCCGACCCCGAGTCGGGGCCGTCCGACGTGATCCGGCCCGGCCACGTGCTGCCGCTGCGCGCGCGTGACGGGGGAGTGCTGGAGCGCCCCGGCCACACCGAGGCCGCGGTCGACCTGTGCCGCCTCGCAGGCCTGGCGCCGGTCGGCGGCATCGTCGAGCTGGTGCACGACGACGGCTCGATGCTGCGCGCACCGGACGTCCACGCTCTCGGCGACGAGCACGACCTTCCTGTCATCACGATCGAGCAGCTCATCGCCTGGCGCCAGCGCCACGACCGCGTCGAGCGCGTCACCCGGACGGTGCTGCCCACCGAGCACGGGCGGTTCGACCTGATCGCCTACGTCGACCGGCTGACCGGTTCGGAGGTGCTCGCCCTGGTCTCGCCCGAGGGTCTCGGCAAGGGCCCGGTACTGACCCGGGTGCACTCGGAGTGCCTCACCGGCGACGCGCTCGGCTCGCTGCGCTGCGACTGCGGTCCGCAGCTGCAGGCGGCCATGGCGCAGGTGGCCCGTGAGGGTGGCGTCGTCGTCTACGTGCGCGGTCATGAGGGACGAGGTGTGGGGCTGGTCGACAAGCTGCGCGCCTACGCCCTGCAGGACTCCGGTCGCGACACCGTCGACGCCCAGCTCGATCTCGGCCTGCCCGTCGACGCGCGCGAGTTCCACACGGCCACAGCGGTTCTCACCGATCTGGATGTCGACGACGTCCGGCTGCTGACCAACAACCCGGCCAAGGTCGAGTCGGTGACGGCCGCCGGGATCCGGGTGAGCGACGTCGTACCCCTGGTCGTCGGCACAGGCGCCCACAACGCGCGCTACCTGCAGACCAAGCGTGACCGGCTCGGTCACACGATCACGTCCGACACCACCCGAGGAGCAGCATCATGA
- a CDS encoding TIGR03085 family metal-binding protein: MPRLAQLERHALCDTFERVGPDAPTLCEGWQTRDLAVHLIVRESRPDAAAAMVLKPLAGHARSVAKELAARPWDELVDQVRGGPPRLSAFALPGVDERANTGEMFVHHEDVLRAADPAARRDLSPDLEHALWKALPSLARLTLRKVPLGVRAISDGHGEQTLRSGQSDGPSVTLHGRPGEVLLQIYGRAGADGARADVEVDGDAASVTAYRSAGVGF, translated from the coding sequence ATGCCTCGCCTCGCCCAGCTCGAACGCCACGCCCTGTGCGACACCTTCGAGCGGGTCGGGCCGGACGCGCCGACGCTGTGCGAGGGCTGGCAGACACGCGACCTCGCCGTACACCTCATCGTCCGCGAGTCCAGGCCCGACGCCGCTGCCGCCATGGTGCTCAAACCCCTTGCAGGACATGCGCGTTCGGTTGCAAAGGAACTCGCGGCCCGACCGTGGGACGAGCTCGTCGACCAGGTGCGAGGCGGACCGCCGCGGCTGTCGGCGTTCGCCCTGCCCGGCGTCGACGAGCGGGCCAACACCGGTGAGATGTTCGTCCACCACGAGGACGTGCTGCGCGCGGCCGACCCTGCGGCGCGCCGCGACCTGTCGCCCGATCTCGAGCACGCCCTCTGGAAGGCCTTGCCGTCACTGGCCCGACTCACTCTGCGCAAGGTGCCCCTGGGCGTACGCGCGATCAGCGACGGCCACGGCGAGCAGACGCTGCGTTCGGGGCAGTCCGACGGACCGTCGGTGACCCTCCACGGCCGACCCGGCGAGGTGCTCCTGCAGATCTACGGCCGCGCGGGTGCGGACGGTGCACGGGCTGATGTCGAGGTCGACGGCGACGCCGCGTCAGTGACGGCCTACCGCTCGGCGGGCGTGGGGTTCTAG
- a CDS encoding PH domain-containing protein has translation MSADPYAVFRPRRGRVVPQVMAVLSVIVFTTVALTVTGEGRGGWGGPDRMLLILFGLGFAGMLWKFSQVRAEPTAEGLTVHNLLVTRHLEWSQIVNVQLSGSWAVLELDDTDTVAVMAIQRSDGDRAMAEAQRLAALVEGRRPGA, from the coding sequence ATGAGCGCCGATCCGTACGCCGTCTTCCGCCCTCGGCGAGGACGGGTGGTCCCGCAGGTCATGGCGGTGCTGTCGGTCATCGTGTTCACGACGGTGGCGCTGACCGTCACCGGCGAGGGGCGCGGCGGCTGGGGCGGGCCCGACCGGATGCTGCTCATCCTGTTCGGGCTGGGCTTCGCCGGCATGCTGTGGAAGTTCTCCCAGGTGCGCGCCGAGCCGACCGCTGAGGGGCTGACGGTCCACAACCTGCTCGTGACCCGCCACCTGGAGTGGTCGCAGATCGTCAACGTGCAGCTGAGCGGCAGCTGGGCAGTGCTCGAGCTCGACGACACGGACACGGTCGCGGTGATGGCGATCCAGCGCTCCGACGGCGACCGAGCGATGGCCGAGGCCCAGCGTCTCGCCGCGCTCGTCGAGGGCCGCCGGCCGGGAGCCTGA
- a CDS encoding riboflavin synthase: protein MFTGIVEELGTVEQIDQGQESAVLRVRGPLVTSDAVHGASIAVNGVCLTVVEHGDEQFSVDVMAETLRRSSLAELAVGDRVNLERAMPADGRFGGHVVQGHVDGTARIVAREPGDRWEVVTFDLPADLARYVVEKGSITVDGISLTVSAVTPDTFSVSLIPTTLELTTLGRKQVGDPVNLEVDVIAKYVERLMAPATHRGASA from the coding sequence ATGTTCACCGGAATCGTCGAGGAGCTCGGCACCGTCGAGCAGATCGACCAGGGGCAGGAGTCGGCCGTGCTGCGCGTGCGCGGTCCGCTCGTGACCAGCGACGCCGTGCACGGCGCCTCGATCGCGGTCAACGGCGTGTGCCTCACGGTCGTCGAGCACGGCGACGAGCAGTTCTCGGTCGACGTCATGGCCGAGACCCTGCGGCGCAGCAGCCTCGCCGAGCTCGCCGTGGGCGACCGCGTCAACCTCGAGCGCGCGATGCCGGCCGACGGCCGGTTCGGCGGTCATGTCGTCCAGGGTCACGTCGACGGCACCGCGCGCATCGTCGCGCGCGAGCCGGGCGACCGCTGGGAGGTCGTGACGTTCGACCTGCCCGCCGACCTCGCGCGCTACGTCGTCGAGAAGGGTTCGATCACGGTCGACGGCATCTCGCTCACGGTCTCGGCCGTCACGCCCGACACCTTCAGCGTCTCGCTCATCCCGACCACCCTCGAGCTGACCACGCTGGGCCGCAAGCAGGTCGGCGACCCGGTCAACCTCGAGGTCGACGTGATCGCCAAGTACGTCGAGCGCCTGATGGCGCCGGCCACTCACCGAGGAGCCTCCGCGTGA
- the hisG gene encoding ATP phosphoribosyltransferase: MLKVAVPNKGALADSAAAMLREAGYRGRRESKELVVRDADNDVEFFYLRPRDIAVYVGSGTLDVGLTGRDLLLDSGSPAEEVMALGFGGSTFRYAGRPGVAADVTELAGRRIATSFSGLVRADLDKHGVAADVVKLDGAVETAVTLGVADVIADVVETGTTLRNAGLEVFGDPILTSEAVLVRPATRDDSTAVDVLVRRLQGVLTARHYVMMDYDIRVELVEKACALTPGLESPTVSPLHDKGQVAVRSMVPRHLTNRIMDELYDLGARAILVTDIAACRI, translated from the coding sequence ATGCTGAAAGTGGCTGTCCCCAACAAGGGCGCCCTGGCCGACTCCGCCGCTGCGATGCTCCGCGAGGCCGGCTACCGCGGCCGCCGCGAGAGCAAGGAGCTCGTGGTCCGCGACGCCGACAACGACGTCGAGTTCTTCTACCTGCGCCCGCGTGACATCGCCGTCTACGTCGGCTCGGGCACCCTCGACGTCGGCCTCACCGGCCGTGACCTGCTGCTCGACTCCGGCAGTCCGGCCGAGGAGGTCATGGCCCTCGGGTTCGGCGGTTCGACCTTCCGGTACGCCGGCCGCCCGGGCGTGGCCGCCGACGTCACCGAGCTGGCCGGTCGCCGCATCGCGACGAGCTTCTCCGGGCTGGTCCGCGCCGACCTCGACAAGCACGGCGTGGCGGCCGACGTGGTCAAGCTGGACGGCGCGGTCGAGACCGCGGTGACCCTGGGCGTCGCCGACGTCATCGCCGATGTCGTCGAGACCGGCACCACGCTGCGCAACGCCGGCCTCGAGGTGTTCGGCGATCCGATCCTCACCAGCGAGGCGGTTCTCGTCCGTCCGGCCACCCGTGACGACAGCACCGCGGTCGACGTGCTCGTACGCCGGCTGCAGGGCGTGCTCACCGCACGCCACTACGTGATGATGGACTACGACATCCGCGTCGAGCTGGTCGAGAAGGCCTGCGCGCTCACCCCCGGTCTGGAGTCGCCGACCGTCTCACCCCTGCACGACAAGGGGCAGGTCGCGGTCCGCTCGATGGTGCCGCGCCACCTCACCAACCGCATCATGGACGAGCTGTACGACCTCGGTGCGCGGGCGATCCTCGTCACCGACATCGCCGCCTGCCGCATATGA
- the hisF gene encoding imidazole glycerol phosphate synthase subunit HisF encodes MSVAVRVIPCLDVDAGRVVKGVNFENLRDAGDPVELADTYDGQGADELTFLDVTASSGDRETTYDVVGRTAEQVFIPLTVGGGVRAVADVDRLLRAGADKVGINTGALARPEVIAEIADRFGSQVLVLSADVRRSADGTFEVTTHGGRRSAGVEAVEWCVRAAELGAGEILLNSMDADGTKNGFDLELIRAVRAEVSVPLIASGGAGSPQHFVEAVEAGADAVLAASVFHFRELTIGQVKDALRAAGHPVR; translated from the coding sequence GTGAGCGTTGCTGTTCGTGTGATCCCGTGTCTCGACGTCGATGCCGGCCGGGTGGTCAAGGGGGTCAACTTCGAGAACCTGCGCGATGCAGGCGACCCCGTCGAGCTGGCCGACACCTACGACGGGCAGGGCGCCGACGAGCTGACCTTCCTCGACGTGACCGCATCGTCCGGCGACCGCGAGACGACCTACGACGTCGTCGGTCGCACCGCCGAGCAGGTCTTCATCCCGCTGACCGTCGGCGGGGGAGTGCGCGCGGTCGCCGACGTCGACCGGCTGCTGCGGGCCGGCGCCGACAAGGTCGGCATCAACACCGGCGCGCTCGCGCGGCCCGAGGTCATCGCCGAGATCGCCGACCGGTTCGGGTCACAGGTGCTCGTGCTGTCGGCCGATGTACGCCGGTCAGCGGACGGCACCTTCGAGGTCACCACGCACGGCGGTCGCCGGTCCGCAGGCGTCGAGGCGGTCGAGTGGTGCGTGCGGGCGGCCGAGCTGGGTGCCGGTGAGATCCTGCTCAACTCGATGGACGCCGACGGCACCAAGAACGGTTTCGACCTCGAGCTGATCCGCGCCGTGCGGGCCGAGGTGTCGGTGCCGCTGATCGCCAGTGGCGGAGCGGGCTCCCCGCAGCACTTCGTCGAGGCGGTCGAGGCCGGCGCCGACGCCGTGCTCGCCGCCTCGGTGTTCCACTTCCGTGAGCTGACGATCGGTCAGGTCAAGGACGCGTTGCGTGCCGCCGGTCACCCGGTCCGCTAG
- a CDS encoding nicotinamide mononucleotide transporter family protein: MSLLHHLFDAQIVFDYGIHWFETEPVYGKQSILWREVIGNVFGFASAVGGLRRRVWAWPVGIIGNALLFTVFFGVAFSNPQGETLFGQAARQVFFIITSVYGWWRWQQLRRERGQDASAITPRWATMQERAAYLAVWVGGVLICQWVFASIGAGWPAPRWYYWADAWIFVGSMVATYAMARGWNDFWLAWIGVDLVGVPLLVHSKFYPSAVLYVVYSALVIYGFVVWLRVSRSHDAAESAEPAGALS, translated from the coding sequence GTGAGTCTGCTGCACCACCTGTTCGATGCCCAGATCGTCTTCGACTACGGCATCCACTGGTTCGAGACCGAACCCGTCTACGGCAAGCAGAGCATCCTGTGGCGTGAGGTCATCGGCAACGTCTTCGGCTTCGCCTCCGCTGTCGGCGGCCTGCGTCGACGCGTCTGGGCCTGGCCGGTCGGCATCATCGGCAACGCCCTGCTGTTCACGGTGTTCTTCGGTGTCGCGTTCTCCAACCCGCAGGGCGAGACCTTGTTCGGGCAGGCCGCCCGGCAGGTGTTCTTCATCATCACCTCGGTCTACGGGTGGTGGCGCTGGCAGCAGCTGCGCCGCGAGCGCGGTCAGGACGCCTCTGCCATCACGCCTCGCTGGGCGACGATGCAGGAGCGTGCGGCCTACCTCGCCGTCTGGGTCGGTGGGGTGCTGATCTGCCAGTGGGTGTTCGCGAGCATCGGAGCGGGCTGGCCCGCTCCCCGTTGGTACTACTGGGCCGACGCGTGGATCTTCGTGGGCTCGATGGTCGCGACCTATGCGATGGCCCGCGGCTGGAACGACTTCTGGCTCGCCTGGATCGGTGTCGACCTGGTGGGCGTCCCCCTGCTCGTCCACTCCAAGTTCTACCCCTCCGCCGTGCTGTACGTCGTGTACTCGGCCCTGGTCATCTACGGCTTCGTCGTGTGGCTGCGGGTGTCGAGGTCGCACGACGCCGCTGAGTCCGCCGAACCCGCAGGAGCGCTGTCATGA
- the ribH gene encoding 6,7-dimethyl-8-ribityllumazine synthase, translated as MSGAGAPELAVSTPDLKVAVVAASWHTTVMDGLLAGARRGLADAQVPDDHITVVRVPGSFELGVACARLAPSYDAVVALGVVIRGGTPHFDYVCQAATSALSEVALRTGTPVGFGLLTCDTEEQALDRAGLAGSAEDKGHEAVTAALATVAALKGLT; from the coding sequence ATGAGCGGAGCCGGAGCACCCGAGCTCGCCGTCAGCACCCCTGACCTCAAGGTCGCCGTCGTCGCGGCGTCCTGGCACACCACCGTCATGGACGGGCTGCTCGCCGGCGCCCGCCGGGGCCTGGCCGACGCGCAGGTCCCCGACGACCACATCACCGTCGTCCGCGTGCCGGGCAGCTTCGAGCTCGGCGTCGCCTGCGCGCGGCTCGCACCGTCGTACGACGCGGTCGTCGCGCTGGGTGTCGTCATCCGTGGCGGGACCCCCCACTTCGACTACGTCTGCCAGGCGGCGACGTCGGCGCTGTCCGAGGTCGCGCTGCGGACCGGAACGCCGGTCGGCTTCGGGCTGCTGACGTGTGACACCGAGGAGCAGGCGCTCGACCGGGCCGGCCTCGCGGGGTCCGCCGAGGACAAGGGCCACGAGGCCGTGACCGCGGCCCTGGCGACCGTCGCCGCGCTGAAGGGCCTCACGTAG
- a CDS encoding bifunctional FO biosynthesis protein CofGH, translating to MTSSSAMRRALARARDGKALNDDEALVLLGARGDDLVALMQPTARVRDAAMLRAGRPGTVTYSRKVFIPLTRLCRDRCHYCTFATVPHRLPAAFLSPDEVLAIAREGAAQGCKEALFTLGDRPEDRWPAAREWLDAHGYDDTLAYVRAMAIRVLEETGLLPHLNPGVMSWADLQRLKPVAPSMGMMLETTSTALFTEPGGAHFGSPDKDPAVRLRVLEDAGRVGVPFTTGVLVGIGETVQDRLASILAIRRVAREYGSVQECIVQNFRAKDDTAMRSTPDVGEEEYLATVAVTRLLLGPTVSVQAPPNLSEPQEISRLLAAGVDDWGGVSPLTPDHVNPERPWPEVDELRRWTEESGLRLAERLTAHPRYVLGALEHDEPWIDPRLHAHVRALADMTTGLAAEDACAAGRAWQEPDGGLAATGSGRGRVDLHREVDTHGRTDDRRSDFDEVYGDWDEVAHRVDGAPQRMDADVREALSRAEIDPAGLSDDDYLALVTSDGAELDALCRLADDLRRDTVGDAVTYVVNRNINFTNVCYVGCRFCAFAQRKTDADAFTLSLQQIGERAAEAQRLGATEVCLQGGIDPALGRTAYVDIVRAVTEAAPGIHVHAFSPMEIATASAKAGVSAREWLQEVRDAGLGSIPGTAAEILDDEVRWVLTKGKLPASQWVDVVRTAHEVGLPSSSTMMYGHVDHPRHWVGHLRVLTRLQDETGGFTEFVPLPFVHHHAPVYLAGLARPGPTMRDNRAVHALARVMLHGRIDNIQTSWVKLGVDGTRQMLQGGANDVGGTLMEETISRMAGSEHGSAKTVAELEQIADGIGRPVRQRTTTYGQAEGVPA from the coding sequence ATGACCTCATCGAGCGCGATGCGACGGGCTCTGGCCCGAGCCCGGGACGGCAAGGCCCTCAACGATGACGAGGCGTTGGTGCTGCTCGGTGCCCGGGGAGATGACCTCGTGGCGCTCATGCAGCCCACGGCTCGGGTGCGCGACGCGGCGATGCTCCGTGCAGGTCGGCCGGGCACCGTCACGTACTCGCGCAAGGTGTTCATCCCGCTGACGAGACTGTGCCGAGACCGTTGCCACTACTGCACATTCGCGACCGTGCCGCATCGTCTGCCGGCAGCGTTCCTGTCGCCCGACGAGGTGCTGGCGATCGCCCGCGAGGGCGCGGCTCAGGGCTGCAAGGAGGCGCTCTTCACGCTCGGCGACCGTCCGGAGGACCGCTGGCCCGCGGCGCGTGAGTGGCTCGACGCGCACGGGTACGACGACACGCTCGCCTATGTGCGGGCCATGGCCATCCGTGTGCTCGAGGAGACGGGGCTGCTGCCGCACCTCAACCCCGGTGTCATGTCGTGGGCAGACCTGCAACGGCTCAAGCCGGTGGCGCCCTCGATGGGCATGATGCTCGAGACGACGTCGACCGCGCTGTTCACCGAGCCCGGCGGAGCTCACTTCGGCTCGCCCGACAAGGACCCGGCCGTGCGGCTGCGCGTGCTCGAGGACGCCGGCCGCGTCGGCGTACCGTTCACCACCGGCGTGCTGGTCGGCATCGGCGAGACCGTGCAGGACCGGCTGGCGAGCATCCTCGCGATCCGGCGGGTGGCTCGTGAGTACGGCTCGGTGCAGGAGTGCATCGTCCAGAACTTCCGGGCCAAGGACGACACGGCCATGCGGTCGACGCCGGACGTGGGGGAGGAGGAGTACCTCGCGACCGTCGCTGTCACCAGGCTCCTGCTCGGTCCGACCGTCAGCGTCCAGGCACCGCCGAATCTGTCTGAGCCACAAGAGATCTCACGGCTTCTCGCGGCGGGGGTCGACGACTGGGGCGGTGTCTCGCCGTTGACGCCGGACCACGTCAACCCGGAGCGCCCTTGGCCCGAGGTCGACGAGCTGCGTCGTTGGACGGAGGAGTCCGGGCTGCGGCTGGCAGAGCGGCTGACAGCCCACCCGAGGTACGTCCTCGGGGCCCTCGAGCACGACGAGCCGTGGATCGACCCGCGACTGCACGCGCACGTGCGCGCACTGGCCGACATGACCACTGGCCTCGCCGCTGAGGATGCCTGCGCCGCAGGACGGGCGTGGCAGGAACCGGACGGCGGTCTCGCTGCGACTGGTTCGGGTCGCGGTCGGGTCGACCTGCATCGTGAGGTCGACACCCACGGGCGCACCGACGACCGGCGCAGTGACTTCGACGAGGTCTACGGCGACTGGGACGAGGTCGCGCACCGTGTGGACGGCGCGCCCCAGCGGATGGATGCCGACGTGCGAGAAGCGTTGTCCCGCGCCGAGATCGACCCTGCGGGCCTGTCCGACGACGACTACCTCGCGCTCGTCACCAGTGACGGTGCGGAGCTCGATGCGCTCTGCCGGCTCGCCGACGACCTGCGCCGCGACACGGTCGGCGACGCGGTCACCTACGTCGTCAACCGCAACATCAACTTCACCAACGTCTGCTACGTCGGTTGTCGCTTCTGCGCGTTCGCCCAGCGCAAGACTGATGCAGACGCGTTCACGCTGTCGTTGCAGCAGATCGGAGAGCGCGCGGCCGAGGCGCAGCGTCTCGGTGCGACCGAGGTCTGCCTCCAGGGCGGCATCGACCCCGCGCTCGGACGGACGGCGTACGTCGACATCGTGCGGGCGGTGACCGAGGCTGCGCCGGGCATCCACGTGCACGCGTTCTCGCCGATGGAGATCGCGACCGCGTCGGCCAAGGCCGGCGTCTCGGCCAGGGAGTGGCTCCAGGAGGTCCGCGACGCCGGGCTCGGCTCGATCCCGGGCACAGCCGCGGAGATCCTCGACGACGAGGTGCGCTGGGTGCTGACCAAGGGCAAGCTCCCGGCGTCGCAGTGGGTGGACGTCGTGCGCACCGCTCACGAAGTGGGGCTGCCGAGCAGCTCGACGATGATGTACGGCCACGTCGACCACCCGCGGCACTGGGTGGGCCACCTGCGTGTCCTCACCCGGCTGCAGGACGAGACCGGCGGGTTCACCGAGTTCGTGCCGCTGCCGTTCGTGCACCACCACGCACCGGTCTACCTCGCAGGGCTGGCCCGGCCGGGCCCGACGATGCGCGACAACCGCGCTGTGCACGCGCTGGCGCGCGTGATGCTGCACGGCCGCATCGACAACATCCAGACCTCGTGGGTCAAGCTCGGCGTCGACGGCACCCGGCAGATGCTGCAGGGCGGGGCCAACGACGTCGGCGGCACGCTTATGGAGGAGACCATCAGCCGGATGGCCGGGTCCGAGCACGGCTCGGCCAAGACCGTGGCCGAGCTCGAGCAGATCGCCGATGGCATCGGTCGACCGGTGCGTCAGCGGACGACGACCTACGGACAGGCTGAAGGCGTCCCTGCCTGA